Proteins found in one Poecilia reticulata strain Guanapo linkage group LG6, Guppy_female_1.0+MT, whole genome shotgun sequence genomic segment:
- the mgat4c gene encoding alpha-1,3-mannosyl-glycoprotein 4-beta-N-acetylglucosaminyltransferase C produces MRLVWKSLDKMRCLRKRSTIPFLGFLITFLLFLNLYIEDGYVLEGDKRQLREASVHPPSSERYAHTFRDLSNFSGTINVTYRYLAGTPLNRKKFLTIGLSSVKRKRGNYLLETIKSIFDQSSYEELKEIVVVVHLADFDLIWCENVVQEITRKFAHHIIAGRLLVIQAPEEFYPSLDGLKRNYNDPEDRVRFRSKQNVDYAFLLNFCTNLSHFYMMLEDDVRCSRNFLTALKKVITSREGSYWVMMEFSKLGYIGKLYHSRDLPRLAHFLLMFYQEMPCDWLLIHFRGLLAQKDVIRFKPSLFQHMGYYSSYKGVENKLKDDDFEEDSIDIPDNPPAGIYTNINVFENYDATKAYSTVDEYFWGKPPSTGDFFVIVFNKSTKISKIRIATGSDDRQSDFLHHGALEVGEKLVGTKKGKQCSSFITLGEFKNGNIEVQDVDHKIGFDIECVRIVVTASQKEWLIIRSISLWTTQPPSQ; encoded by the exons ATGAGGCTGGTGTGGAAATCCCTGGACAAGATGAGGTGTCTGAGGAAACGCTCCACCATCCCCTTCCTCGGCTTCCTCAtcaccttcctcctcttcttgaACCTCTACATCGAGGACGGCTACGTGCTG GAAGGAGATAAAAGGCAGCTCAGGGAAGCGTCGGTCCATCCTCCCAGCTCGGAGCGATACGCTCACACCTTCAGAGACCTCAGCAACTTCTCTGGAACCATTAACGTCACATACCGCTATCTCGCCGGCACGCCTCTGAACCGCAAGA AGTTCCTGACCATTGGATTGTCATCGGTCAAGAGGAAAAGGGGAAACTACCTCCTGGAGACGATCAAATCCATCTTTGACCAGTCCAGTTACGAGGAGCTGAAAGAGATTGTGGTTGTGGTCCATCTGGCGGACTTTGACTTAATCTGGTGTGAGAATGTGGTGCAGGAGATCACCAGGAAGTTCGCTCACCACATCATAGCCGGCCGCCTCCTGGTCATCCAGGCCCCAGAGGAGTTCTACCCTTCTCTGGACGGCTTGAAGAGGAACTACAACGACCCAGAGGACAGAGTCCGTTTCCGCTCCAAGCAGAACGTCGACTATGCTTTCCTCCTGAACTTCTGCACGAACCTGTCGCACTTCTACATGATGCTGGAGGATGACGTGCGCTGCTCCCGGAACTTCCTGACGGCGCTGAARAAGGTGATAACCTCCAGAGAAGGCTCCTACTGGGTGATGATGGAGTTCTCCAAGCTGGGCTACATCGGGAAGCTGTACCACTCCAGAGACCTACCCCGACTGGCTCACTTCCTTCTCATGTTCTACCAGGAAATGCCTTGTGATTGGCTCCTCATCCACTTCCGGGGCCTACTGGCTCAAAAGGACGTGATCCGCTTCAAGCCCTCGCTGTTCCAACACATGGGCTACTACTCGTCCTACAAAGGCGTGGAGAACAAACTGAAGGACGACGACTTCGAGGAAGACTCCATAGACATCCCGGACAACCCCCCGGCCGGCATTTACACCAACATAAACGTCTTTGAGAACTACGACGCCACCAAGGCGTACAGCACGGTAGACGAGTACTTTTGGGGGAAACCTCCCTCCACCGGAGATTTCTTCGTCATAGTCTTTAACAAATCAAccaaaattagcaaaattagGATTGCTACCGGGTCTGACGACCGACAAAGCGACTTCCTTCACCACGGAGCCTTGGAAGTAGGAGAGAAGTTGGTCGGGACTAAAAAAGGAAAGCAGTGCTCCTCTTTCATCACGTTAGGAGAGTTTAAAAACGGAAACATCGAGGTTCAAGACGTGGACCACAAGATTGGCTTTGACATTGAGTGCGTTCGCATTGTGGTGACAGCCAGCCAAAAAGAATGGCTCATTATCAGAAGCATCAGTTTATGGACTACACAACCGCCCAGCCAATGA